Proteins from a single region of Sphaerochaeta globosa str. Buddy:
- a CDS encoding glycosyl transferase — protein MPDRYPILLFSSFVATFVLSKVLLSVTGKSKVAIKPELMATQAMKQGTPVLGGIAFCLGTLCISLFDPFLGEPGVAYPLIALLLFGLIGLLDDRMKLRSGNGDGLPSLFKLALQAQGALLLLILLGREALIDTRLEIGSFGIELSFAYYIFACFYILYFVNAVNITDGLDALAAGSSLPLLVLLLLLGNRSNGIASTALLGSLLAFLLFNRKPAKYFMGDCGSHALGAYIAISALLMRFEVVVFLASGLFLVELATSLIQIISIRRFGRKVFTIAPLHHAYELKGVAEGRIVTFFTLASWAFAFVSLLISR, from the coding sequence TTGTTGCGACCTTCGTCCTATCGAAGGTCCTGTTGTCTGTAACGGGAAAGAGCAAGGTTGCAATCAAGCCGGAGCTGATGGCCACGCAGGCAATGAAGCAAGGCACCCCGGTACTAGGAGGCATTGCCTTCTGTCTGGGGACGCTATGCATCTCGCTTTTTGACCCATTTCTCGGTGAACCTGGTGTTGCATATCCATTGATCGCATTGCTGCTCTTTGGCCTCATCGGTTTGTTGGATGACCGTATGAAGCTTCGATCGGGCAACGGTGACGGCCTTCCAAGTCTTTTCAAGCTGGCCTTGCAGGCCCAAGGCGCGCTCTTGCTTTTGATTCTTCTCGGCAGGGAAGCTTTGATCGACACCCGCCTGGAAATTGGCTCATTCGGCATTGAACTGAGTTTTGCGTATTACATTTTTGCGTGTTTCTATATCCTGTACTTCGTAAATGCAGTGAATATCACCGACGGTTTGGATGCCTTGGCTGCAGGGTCCAGCCTGCCGCTGTTGGTGTTGTTGCTCCTGCTTGGTAATCGAAGCAATGGCATAGCTTCCACTGCTTTACTTGGATCATTGCTGGCTTTTCTTCTTTTCAACAGGAAACCGGCAAAGTACTTCATGGGTGACTGCGGCAGCCATGCATTGGGTGCCTACATTGCTATCAGCGCATTGCTGATGAGATTTGAGGTAGTGGTCTTTCTTGCAAGCGGTCTTTTCTTGGTTGAGCTGGCGACCAGCCTGATTCAGATAATTTCCATCAGACGGTTTGGGCGCAAGGTATTTACCATTGCCCCATTGCATCATGCCTACGAGTTGAAAGGCGTCGCCGAGGGGAGAATCGTGACCTTCTTTACCTTGGCCTCTTGGGCGTTCGCTTTTGTCTCGCTCTTGATAAGCAGGTGA
- a CDS encoding FtsW/RodA/SpoVE family cell cycle protein → MDIRREFDDWQKHEEALETMGGNLSAFTFLCLILLITTLGLIMLYSASYNEALIHELPHYYFFSRQLIFVALALVASVVIRYIPLSALKAFSYPILAISIVLLLMTLFTPFGVERLGSRRWLEIGPLPSLQPSEFAKIAVILFYAAYNQKDRSAESVPRRFGLPIGVSLVITGLIFAQRDYSSALLFLALSFALLVCSGFKLSHLLILLAFLATPALVAMFSQSYRVKRVFSFLFPSLDPAGMNYQVSTSLKAIKAGGMFGVGLGNGQFKLGLLPEVQSDFIFASVCEEIGFVGSAFILILFAMIAILGYNAASRMQSRDRFLSISAFGLTSMILFQTLLNMAVVTALLPPTGIPLPFFSQGGTNLFVVLCSCALLYRILLISSGKLPLAKSSLKSKERKAILFPDEGGLL, encoded by the coding sequence ATGGATATACGACGAGAATTTGACGATTGGCAGAAACATGAAGAAGCCTTGGAGACGATGGGCGGAAACTTAAGTGCCTTCACCTTTTTGTGCCTCATTTTGCTGATAACCACCCTGGGGCTGATCATGCTATACAGTGCATCCTACAATGAAGCATTGATTCATGAACTGCCTCACTACTATTTTTTCTCCCGTCAGCTGATATTTGTAGCTCTTGCCCTTGTAGCTTCCGTTGTCATACGCTACATACCTTTGTCCGCCCTCAAGGCATTCTCGTATCCAATCCTTGCCATTTCGATAGTGTTGTTGTTGATGACGCTCTTCACACCGTTCGGTGTTGAGCGCCTCGGTTCCAGGCGGTGGCTCGAAATCGGGCCGCTTCCCTCTCTTCAGCCATCGGAGTTTGCAAAAATTGCCGTTATCCTGTTCTATGCGGCATATAATCAAAAAGACCGCAGCGCTGAGTCCGTTCCCAGGCGTTTCGGGTTGCCTATCGGTGTGAGCCTTGTCATCACCGGTTTGATTTTCGCCCAACGGGATTACTCTTCCGCATTGCTTTTTCTTGCTTTGAGTTTCGCCTTACTGGTATGCAGCGGATTCAAACTCTCACATTTGCTCATATTGCTCGCCTTTCTTGCAACCCCTGCCTTGGTTGCCATGTTCAGCCAGAGCTACCGGGTTAAACGGGTTTTCTCGTTCCTGTTTCCCTCGCTTGACCCTGCCGGCATGAATTACCAAGTATCGACAAGCCTCAAAGCCATCAAGGCGGGTGGGATGTTCGGGGTGGGGTTGGGCAATGGACAATTCAAGCTTGGCTTGCTTCCCGAAGTGCAGAGTGACTTCATTTTTGCTTCAGTGTGCGAAGAAATCGGGTTTGTCGGCAGTGCCTTTATTCTGATTCTTTTTGCCATGATCGCCATCCTTGGGTACAATGCTGCCAGCCGGATGCAAAGTCGTGACCGGTTCCTCAGTATAAGCGCTTTCGGCCTGACCAGCATGATTCTTTTTCAAACCCTGCTCAATATGGCTGTTGTGACGGCTTTGCTGCCGCCTACGGGCATACCCTTGCCATTCTTCAGTCAGGGGGGTACGAACCTTTTCGTGGTACTTTGCAGCTGTGCCTTGCTCTATAGGATTCTTTTGATCAGCAGCGGGAAACTCCCGCTTGCAAAAAGCTCGCTGAAAAGCAAAGAACGCAAAGCCATCCTGTTTCCCGATGAAGGGGGACTTTTATGA
- a CDS encoding FtsQ-type POTRA domain-containing protein, producing MSKLDIKVKLALLILPLAILLCVLLLRSIPAFNLRSVQIQVQGGSKVVPVAVQEKLSELVGTSLFAINLAKYSRSLETITGVKNVKLVRKLPSSLLASLTLVDAAALIKEEASGKAYLVDNLHLKVLHPDDVVPWQSVTVTIEVPSSYAQMMVNYGVDDSFHQVMELARSLEGKTTLITKIKYDNNSSNSFGKMVLELSSLNAQIWVREPVGAAHVSAAVSLVQQDQKNALSFLSSQARRYDLYREGLVRR from the coding sequence ATGAGCAAGCTGGATATCAAGGTGAAACTTGCCTTGTTGATCCTCCCCCTTGCCATCCTTCTTTGTGTATTGCTGCTTCGCTCGATACCCGCTTTCAACCTCCGGTCGGTGCAGATCCAGGTACAGGGAGGCAGCAAGGTGGTCCCGGTCGCGGTACAAGAAAAACTCTCAGAGCTGGTGGGAACTTCACTGTTCGCAATCAATCTTGCCAAATACTCGAGAAGCCTCGAAACGATTACCGGTGTTAAAAACGTAAAACTGGTACGAAAACTTCCTTCTTCCTTGTTGGCGAGCCTCACCCTCGTAGACGCTGCAGCCTTGATCAAGGAAGAAGCGTCCGGCAAAGCCTATTTGGTTGACAATCTTCATTTGAAGGTCCTGCACCCAGATGACGTAGTCCCTTGGCAAAGCGTTACAGTCACCATCGAAGTCCCTTCTTCTTATGCACAGATGATGGTAAACTACGGGGTTGATGACTCATTCCATCAGGTCATGGAGTTGGCTAGGTCGCTAGAGGGAAAAACTACCTTGATAACTAAGATAAAATACGATAATAATAGTAGTAACAGCTTTGGAAAGATGGTATTGGAACTCTCGTCCCTGAATGCCCAAATTTGGGTGAGGGAGCCTGTAGGTGCGGCGCATGTAAGTGCCGCTGTTTCACTGGTCCAGCAGGACCAGAAGAATGCACTCTCTTTCCTCAGCTCGCAAGCTAGGCGTTACGACCTCTATCGTGAGGGTTTGGTACGCAGGTGA
- the ftsA gene encoding cell division protein FtsA → MRVWYAGDETDQKGVAVMAGEKMLMGLDIGSSRTRCVIGSVSRDGQLMVDSICEHPSEGVRAGSIVNIEQTLKTIQTVINEAELQAGAEMNEVIIGIGGENIIGIASTGVVGINSKDQEIKREDIFRSLEVARAFELPQDREILHTLVQDFQIDGQMGIKDPIDMLGHRLESRVLIVTAASSMCQNERKCIQRSGLIVQRLVLQSLADSEVVLSSEEKEMGTILINIGSGITNMIAYSNGAPVYTGGVNLGGEAVTNDIAYILNKTRAAAEQIKCESGHSYVPSVSSEEMILIPQVGGLPAIKMPKKELSKVIEPRMAEIFSRLQSDLEKAQIQGSFGGGVVLVGGGALLSGVTELASEIFRLPARLGFPEAIGGLDRSYISPQYTTVLGLLKSEARKVRETGTSTKSRKERVHRKEGGAASKLRGFFRTLF, encoded by the coding sequence GTGAGGGTTTGGTACGCAGGTGATGAGACCGACCAGAAGGGGGTTGCTGTAATGGCTGGTGAAAAGATGTTGATGGGATTGGATATCGGCTCGAGCCGGACCAGATGCGTAATCGGCTCAGTGAGCCGGGACGGCCAGTTGATGGTCGACAGCATCTGCGAACATCCGAGCGAAGGAGTGCGTGCCGGTTCCATCGTCAATATTGAACAGACTTTGAAGACCATCCAAACGGTGATCAACGAGGCCGAGCTCCAAGCTGGGGCTGAGATGAACGAAGTTATCATCGGCATCGGAGGGGAGAATATCATCGGCATTGCCAGTACCGGTGTTGTCGGTATCAATAGCAAGGACCAGGAGATCAAGCGGGAAGACATTTTCAGGAGCCTGGAAGTGGCACGGGCTTTCGAGCTTCCCCAGGACCGTGAAATTCTCCACACCTTGGTCCAGGATTTCCAAATCGACGGCCAAATGGGCATTAAGGACCCGATTGACATGCTTGGACACCGTTTGGAGAGTCGGGTGCTTATCGTCACCGCCGCCTCCTCCATGTGTCAGAATGAACGAAAATGCATCCAGCGTTCGGGCCTCATAGTCCAACGTCTGGTTCTCCAGAGTCTTGCGGATTCCGAGGTGGTGCTGAGCAGTGAAGAGAAGGAGATGGGGACCATCCTCATCAATATCGGCAGCGGCATCACCAATATGATTGCCTATTCCAACGGAGCTCCCGTGTACACCGGCGGTGTCAACCTTGGAGGAGAGGCTGTTACGAATGATATTGCATACATTCTCAATAAGACCCGTGCTGCAGCCGAGCAGATTAAATGCGAAAGCGGGCACAGTTATGTCCCTTCAGTCTCCAGCGAAGAGATGATCCTCATTCCACAAGTCGGAGGACTTCCTGCCATAAAAATGCCGAAGAAGGAGTTGAGCAAGGTCATTGAGCCACGCATGGCTGAGATTTTCTCACGCCTGCAAAGCGATTTGGAAAAAGCTCAAATCCAAGGTTCATTCGGCGGTGGGGTGGTTTTGGTCGGTGGAGGTGCTCTTTTGAGCGGGGTGACTGAACTTGCAAGTGAGATTTTCCGCCTTCCTGCCAGACTTGGGTTTCCCGAGGCCATCGGCGGGTTGGACCGCAGCTATATCAGTCCGCAATATACAACCGTTTTGGGATTGCTCAAGAGTGAGGCCCGAAAGGTGCGTGAAACGGGAACTTCAACCAAGTCGCGCAAGGAACGAGTGCACCGAAAAGAGGGTGGAGCCGCCTCCAAGCTCCGTGGATTTTTCAGAACATTGTTTTAA
- the ftsZ gene encoding cell division protein FtsZ — protein sequence MDFGMFEVEDMVQDEQATSTIIKVIGVGGAGGNAVNRMIASGLKKVHFVTMNTDMQALQRSNAQIRIPIGKELTGGLGAGGVPEVGEKAAQESKEDIRREIENADMVFITAGMGGGTGTGAAPVVAEIAKSCNALTVAVVTTPFAFEGKKKLMLAQAGIEKLRKQVDTLIIIPNQYLLKVVENNTPIKQAFLMADEVLYMGVQGISELITEPGEINIDFADVRTVMKGKGDALMGIGFGEGANRAVDAARQAISNPLLENASIEGAKSVLVNLAGSDNLTLQEYQDVVELVTERCADDALIIAGQAFNPELGDRIKVTVVATGFERKEEVVGAELADMDMVKRRYASAKRDEGKNEGSSQPAKKPDDQADVASIQVNRWQDLQKQLGKGPSTNANDYTIPAVLRYSRNKTDEN from the coding sequence ATGGATTTTGGAATGTTTGAAGTAGAGGACATGGTCCAGGACGAACAAGCCACCTCCACGATCATCAAAGTAATCGGGGTGGGTGGCGCTGGCGGGAATGCGGTGAATCGCATGATTGCCAGTGGCTTGAAGAAGGTGCATTTTGTCACCATGAATACCGATATGCAAGCCCTCCAGCGGTCCAATGCCCAAATTCGGATACCCATCGGCAAGGAACTGACAGGGGGTCTGGGAGCCGGTGGTGTTCCCGAGGTTGGAGAGAAGGCCGCCCAAGAGAGTAAAGAGGATATCAGACGCGAGATAGAGAATGCCGACATGGTTTTTATTACCGCCGGCATGGGAGGGGGAACCGGGACGGGTGCCGCTCCGGTGGTCGCCGAGATTGCCAAGAGCTGCAACGCTTTGACCGTGGCTGTGGTTACCACGCCTTTCGCTTTTGAGGGCAAGAAGAAACTCATGCTTGCTCAGGCCGGAATCGAGAAGCTTCGCAAGCAGGTCGACACCTTGATCATCATTCCCAACCAATACCTGCTGAAAGTGGTGGAAAACAATACTCCGATCAAACAGGCTTTCTTGATGGCCGACGAAGTATTGTACATGGGTGTGCAGGGTATTAGTGAACTTATCACCGAACCCGGTGAAATCAATATCGATTTTGCCGACGTTCGTACCGTTATGAAAGGCAAGGGCGATGCCCTGATGGGTATCGGCTTTGGTGAGGGTGCCAATCGGGCTGTGGATGCCGCTCGTCAGGCCATCAGCAATCCCTTGCTGGAGAACGCCAGCATCGAGGGTGCAAAGAGTGTGTTGGTCAACCTTGCAGGAAGTGACAATCTTACCCTGCAGGAATATCAGGATGTCGTCGAACTGGTGACCGAGCGTTGTGCTGATGACGCCCTGATCATCGCCGGCCAAGCGTTCAACCCCGAGCTGGGTGACCGAATCAAGGTTACCGTGGTTGCAACAGGGTTTGAACGCAAGGAAGAGGTTGTTGGAGCCGAACTTGCCGACATGGATATGGTCAAGCGCCGGTATGCTTCGGCAAAGCGGGATGAAGGCAAGAATGAAGGCTCCTCACAGCCGGCAAAGAAGCCTGATGATCAGGCCGATGTCGCCTCCATCCAGGTTAACCGTTGGCAGGATTTGCAGAAACAGCTCGGCAAGGGGCCGAGTACCAATGCAAATGATTACACCATTCCTGCTGTACTTCGCTACTCACGCAACAAAACGGACGAGAACTGA
- a CDS encoding tyrosine-type recombinase/integrase: MNSDSSDRVLIEDYTDYLAMQRRLSEATQSVYAHELALFLAAGSDYETITASLIEAYIVIQVQTRHLSERSVAKLLSALRSFFSFLQMSKIREDNPVLLIQRGRQKQSLPQVASVAQVDALLESIDTSDLLGFRDRTLFELIYSCGLRISEACTLQVSDYQKTSIRVVGKRHKIRIIPVGEIARMWVDAYLKDIRPKLIGMRLSTKALFVGRRGHQLTRQAMYKRFIAYCDVAGLDAKVHTLRHSFATHLLEGGADLRSVQELLGHSDIKTTQIYTHVDTKQLQKAYEQFHAGIHDKEDQ, encoded by the coding sequence ATGAACAGTGATTCCTCTGACAGGGTATTGATCGAGGACTATACCGATTATCTTGCAATGCAGCGTCGCCTTTCAGAGGCGACGCAGTCTGTCTATGCACATGAGCTTGCTCTTTTTCTCGCTGCAGGTTCTGACTATGAAACGATTACTGCGAGCTTGATTGAGGCCTATATTGTAATACAGGTGCAAACCCGTCACCTCAGTGAACGCAGTGTTGCCAAGCTTTTATCAGCCTTGCGTTCTTTTTTCTCGTTTTTGCAGATGAGCAAAATCAGGGAGGACAACCCGGTACTGCTTATCCAGCGCGGCAGGCAGAAGCAGAGTCTCCCCCAGGTAGCCTCGGTTGCACAAGTGGATGCTCTCTTGGAAAGCATCGATACCTCGGACCTTCTGGGCTTTCGTGACCGCACGCTTTTCGAGCTTATCTACTCTTGCGGCCTGAGAATCAGCGAAGCGTGTACGCTACAGGTATCCGATTACCAAAAGACCAGCATCCGGGTGGTGGGAAAACGTCATAAGATCCGCATTATTCCGGTAGGGGAAATAGCCCGCATGTGGGTTGATGCCTACCTCAAGGATATCAGGCCCAAGCTTATTGGCATGAGGCTCTCGACAAAAGCCCTGTTTGTAGGACGCAGGGGGCATCAATTGACCAGGCAGGCCATGTACAAACGGTTCATCGCCTATTGCGATGTGGCGGGCCTCGATGCCAAGGTACACACCTTGCGGCACAGCTTCGCCACCCATCTGTTGGAAGGCGGGGCGGACCTCAGAAGCGTACAGGAACTCTTGGGGCATAGTGACATCAAGACGACCCAGATTTACACCCATGTTGACACCAAGCAACTGCAAAAAGCCTACGAGCAATTTCATGCCGGCATCCACGACAAGGAAGACCAATGA
- a CDS encoding TSUP family transporter, with product MNILFLLCPIIAFGSFVDAIAGGGGLITLTAYVAVGLPPQTALGNNKFASASGTLVASIQYLRRSQVSLSIGLVATLFSFIGSAMGSALATRYADTYLNYLLVFLVPALALFMIFKPDFGQAQQKSRLFLYSLASITGLVIGCYDGFFGPGTGMFLTVIFTSVLGMDLLKACGTARIVNLASNVAALAMFLYHGVIDFSIAIPCAVSAVIGGYLGSRLALKVGANVVKPVMLFVLLLLLVKVAVSLF from the coding sequence ATGAACATACTTTTTCTTTTGTGTCCCATCATTGCTTTTGGTTCCTTTGTGGATGCAATTGCAGGTGGAGGCGGCTTGATAACCCTTACCGCGTATGTAGCTGTCGGTCTTCCTCCCCAGACTGCGTTGGGCAACAACAAGTTTGCTTCGGCAAGCGGTACGTTGGTCGCCTCCATACAGTACCTTCGACGTTCCCAGGTTTCCCTTTCCATCGGCTTGGTTGCAACACTTTTCAGCTTCATTGGTTCAGCCATGGGTTCGGCGCTTGCAACCCGCTATGCCGATACCTATCTGAATTACCTTTTGGTATTTCTTGTTCCTGCATTAGCCCTTTTTATGATTTTCAAGCCCGATTTCGGTCAGGCTCAACAGAAAAGTCGACTTTTCCTCTATTCTTTGGCTTCGATCACCGGATTGGTAATCGGCTGCTACGATGGCTTTTTCGGACCGGGAACCGGTATGTTCCTCACCGTCATTTTCACCTCGGTTTTGGGTATGGATTTGTTGAAAGCCTGCGGTACAGCCCGTATTGTCAATCTGGCTTCCAATGTTGCCGCCCTTGCGATGTTCCTCTATCACGGGGTGATAGATTTTTCCATCGCCATCCCCTGTGCAGTCAGTGCGGTGATAGGTGGATACCTTGGGAGCAGACTTGCCCTGAAGGTTGGTGCAAATGTGGTCAAGCCGGTCATGCTCTTTGTCTTGTTGTTGCTTTTGGTGAAGGTCGCTGTTTCCCTGTTCTGA
- a CDS encoding DNA-processing protein DprA yields the protein MKLSTLLSISQLSLSADEKLNLAYSNPSSSDLAKAGAIAGKTQRMLSFLAQGRTRIVFYGMPSYPKQFYQLENPPFRLMYTQDLPTQTERMLLVCGTRYADGLGSQSSYELALEAGANDTIVVTSNSRGIDRCALYALKDSNKRAVVVCDCGLAVNRITNNALLSAFCLISPYEPDDEALRFRCLSRNVLSTALAEVTLVVQAPLKSGALHCTTCALDLGRDVYVHSLGTRGGSLNAGSRSLAEMGCEIVDGYQQIAALRSWPVQARIQAGSLYRFGPSCYSLDHA from the coding sequence ATGAAACTTTCGACGCTTTTATCCATAAGCCAACTTTCTCTCAGCGCTGATGAGAAACTGAATCTTGCCTACAGCAATCCCTCATCTTCAGATTTGGCCAAAGCCGGGGCGATTGCTGGAAAAACACAACGGATGCTTTCGTTCCTTGCACAAGGCCGGACGCGGATTGTCTTTTATGGAATGCCATCCTACCCCAAACAATTCTACCAATTGGAAAACCCTCCTTTCCGGCTCATGTATACGCAGGATTTGCCGACCCAAACCGAGCGGATGCTTTTGGTGTGTGGAACCCGCTATGCTGACGGGCTTGGCAGCCAGAGCTCCTATGAGCTTGCCTTGGAAGCGGGAGCGAATGATACCATTGTGGTGACCAGCAATAGCCGAGGCATTGACCGCTGTGCGCTGTATGCCCTGAAGGACAGCAACAAGAGGGCAGTCGTTGTCTGCGACTGTGGGCTGGCGGTGAATCGTATTACAAACAACGCTTTGCTTTCGGCTTTTTGTCTGATCTCTCCCTATGAGCCCGACGATGAGGCTCTTCGGTTTCGCTGTCTCAGCCGCAATGTTCTTTCTACTGCCTTGGCTGAGGTTACACTCGTAGTGCAGGCACCGCTCAAATCAGGGGCGCTTCACTGTACCACCTGCGCCCTCGATCTCGGAAGGGATGTGTATGTACACAGTCTGGGAACTCGGGGTGGCAGTCTGAATGCAGGTTCACGCAGCCTTGCAGAAATGGGCTGTGAAATTGTTGATGGGTATCAGCAGATTGCTGCTTTGCGAAGCTGGCCTGTCCAGGCAAGGATCCAAGCCGGCTCATTGTACCGTTTTGGGCCCTCATGCTATAGTCTAGACCATGCATGA
- the xerA gene encoding site-specific tyrosine recombinase/integron integrase, which translates to MHEENLIATFLTTQKSIRSLSEHTLCAYERDLLQLQSYFTSLQVPLLEASREDARMFVRYLVKDSSYAQSSINRKISCARSFYSSLLKAERIASNPFSLIAVHRQMDRLPSVLTVEEVTALLSLPYADFPSTRDMTVFTLLYDTGCRISELLSIKESDIEWETKRVRVLGKGNKSRYVFFTDHCASLLSSYLSLKHERFSNPLLICSNKGKQLPMSTVGSMFAVYRSRLGWQKPFTPHVLRHTYATHLLDNGADIRLVQELLGHQSISTTQIYTHVSKERLAHVYAYSHPHGRKQDE; encoded by the coding sequence ATGCATGAAGAGAATCTGATCGCAACGTTTCTTACTACGCAGAAAAGTATCCGCAGTCTCAGCGAACATACCCTCTGTGCCTATGAACGGGACTTATTGCAACTGCAGAGCTATTTTACATCACTGCAAGTACCGTTGCTCGAGGCTTCACGCGAGGATGCACGCATGTTTGTGCGATACTTGGTCAAGGATAGCAGCTATGCGCAATCGAGCATCAACCGCAAGATCAGCTGTGCCCGAAGTTTTTATTCTTCCTTGCTGAAAGCAGAAAGAATTGCATCCAATCCCTTCTCCCTCATTGCTGTACACCGCCAGATGGATAGGTTGCCCTCGGTACTCACCGTCGAAGAAGTAACAGCGTTGCTCAGTCTGCCCTATGCTGATTTTCCCTCCACCCGTGATATGACTGTTTTTACCTTGCTCTACGATACAGGGTGTCGTATCAGTGAACTGCTTTCGATCAAGGAAAGTGATATTGAGTGGGAGACGAAAAGAGTCCGTGTCCTGGGAAAGGGGAATAAAAGCCGATATGTTTTTTTCACCGATCACTGCGCCTCTTTGCTTTCCTCCTATCTGAGTCTGAAGCACGAGCGGTTTTCGAATCCTCTTCTCATTTGCTCAAACAAGGGAAAACAGTTGCCGATGAGTACCGTTGGTAGTATGTTTGCTGTGTACAGAAGTAGACTTGGTTGGCAAAAACCGTTCACCCCTCATGTGTTGAGGCACACCTATGCCACCCATCTCCTGGACAATGGGGCTGATATCCGTCTGGTGCAGGAGCTGCTCGGTCATCAGAGTATCTCGACAACGCAGATTTATACCCACGTATCAAAAGAGAGGTTGGCTCACGTATATGCGTATAGCCATCCTCATGGAAGGAAACAGGATGAGTAG
- the hslV gene encoding ATP-dependent protease subunit HslV, with translation MSSFKGTTIVAVRKDGHVAIAGDGQVTAGDTILKSNAHKVRTLYDGKVITGFAGTTADAFTLFELFETKLKQFNGDLTRSAVELAKQWRVDKQLRQLEAMMLVSDGKRIFLINGAGDVVDPERDAIGIGSGGNYALSAALAYLEASPTMSAEQIARKSVEIAAKLCIYTDDSINVEVL, from the coding sequence ATGAGTAGTTTTAAAGGAACCACGATCGTAGCAGTCCGAAAGGACGGTCATGTAGCAATAGCCGGCGATGGGCAGGTAACTGCCGGAGATACCATTCTCAAGTCGAACGCACATAAGGTACGCACGCTGTATGATGGCAAAGTCATCACCGGTTTTGCCGGTACCACTGCCGATGCCTTCACGCTCTTCGAGCTGTTTGAAACGAAGCTGAAGCAGTTCAACGGTGATTTGACCCGTTCTGCTGTGGAACTTGCCAAACAATGGAGAGTTGATAAGCAACTGAGACAGCTTGAGGCTATGATGCTGGTCAGCGACGGTAAGCGGATTTTCCTGATCAACGGGGCAGGGGATGTTGTCGATCCTGAACGCGATGCCATCGGCATCGGCAGCGGGGGAAACTATGCGCTCAGTGCGGCCCTGGCGTACCTTGAGGCGAGCCCGACGATGAGTGCGGAGCAGATAGCCCGCAAGAGTGTGGAAATCGCAGCGAAACTGTGCATCTACACCGACGATTCAATCAATGTAGAGGTATTGTAA